In one window of Paucibacter aquatile DNA:
- a CDS encoding MipA/OmpV family protein produces the protein MAVPGLCQAQAVREGDAAGDMRYLLGMSYRYGPEYFGARQNGGDIKPLWALRWGRWRIATSGSSGLMGFGRETVDGGAGASRELFRNENFSLGFGLRIDSGRDSRDSESTQGLPDVKRTLRGRVYVSYNLAPGWQLGGSLSQDLAGRDGGLVWSTDLRKQLYRSAGGELSVGIGVSGGNGRYMQSYFGVPEGPAAERLGRSYSPGSGLRDAGLGLSYTRSISKHWVCFSSLGTGRLLGTAADSPLNQKSGSFNWSLGLAYRN, from the coding sequence ATGGCTGTGCCTGGCTTGTGCCAGGCGCAGGCCGTGCGCGAGGGTGATGCCGCGGGCGATATGCGTTACCTGCTCGGTATGTCCTACCGCTACGGACCGGAGTATTTTGGCGCCCGGCAGAACGGTGGGGATATCAAACCGCTCTGGGCTTTGCGTTGGGGGCGCTGGCGCATTGCCACCTCGGGCTCTTCGGGATTGATGGGTTTCGGCCGCGAAACCGTGGACGGCGGTGCTGGTGCCAGCCGCGAGCTGTTCCGCAACGAGAACTTCAGCCTCGGATTTGGCCTGCGTATCGACAGCGGCCGAGACAGCCGCGACAGTGAGAGCACCCAGGGGCTGCCCGATGTGAAGCGCACCCTGCGTGGACGGGTCTACGTCAGCTACAACCTGGCCCCCGGCTGGCAGCTTGGCGGCAGCTTGAGCCAGGACCTGGCGGGGCGTGATGGCGGCCTTGTCTGGAGTACCGATCTGCGCAAGCAACTCTACCGTTCGGCCGGTGGCGAGCTCAGTGTTGGCATCGGCGTGTCGGGCGGCAATGGCCGCTATATGCAAAGCTACTTCGGTGTTCCTGAAGGGCCGGCGGCGGAGCGCCTGGGTCGCAGCTATAGCCCGGGCTCGGGCTTGCGCGACGCTGGCCTGGGCCTCAGTTACACGCGTTCGATCAGCAAGCATTGGGTCTGCTTCAGCAGCCTGGGCACCGGCCGCCTGCTGGGGACGGCCGCTGACAGCCCTCTCAACCAGAAGTCGGGCTCCTTCAACTGGAGTCTGGGCCTGGCCTACCGCAACTGA
- a CDS encoding ABC transporter permease, whose amino-acid sequence MLKSWQPFEWIVALRFLREGRLQTLFIMTGVAIGVGVIVFMSALLAGLQGNFIRRVLSAQAHIQLLPPQQHTRELRGERELGPEGQPGAVVGAIVQPPLQRLKSIDQWQAVARQVQAMPGVRVVSPQVSGSALVLRGSASRAVSLTGIEPALYYRIVDLGDKLLRGSAQLGSGDILIGSELAADLGLDVGDKLRLSTSNAANPGAAPSLSTFKIAGIFDLGNKGANERSTYVPLRTAQSLLGLPGGVSSLDVTVEDVYAAERMAQRIAAETGVQADSWIKASAQFFSAISAQSTANTAIRFFVGLSVAFGIASVLVVVVVQKSREIGILRAMGISRGQILRVFLLQGGLLGLGGALIGCAIGAAALLAWQRFARNADGTPLFALSLDPQLFALALLLASITGLLSAFAPALRAARLDPVVAIRG is encoded by the coding sequence ATGCTCAAGTCCTGGCAACCCTTTGAGTGGATCGTGGCCCTGCGCTTTCTGCGTGAAGGGCGGCTGCAGACCCTCTTCATCATGACCGGCGTGGCCATCGGTGTGGGCGTGATTGTCTTCATGTCGGCCCTGCTGGCCGGTTTGCAGGGCAACTTCATCCGCCGCGTGCTCTCGGCCCAGGCCCACATCCAACTGCTGCCGCCGCAGCAGCACACGCGCGAGCTGCGCGGCGAGCGTGAGCTGGGGCCTGAGGGCCAGCCCGGCGCCGTGGTCGGTGCCATCGTCCAGCCGCCGCTGCAGCGGCTCAAGTCCATCGACCAGTGGCAGGCCGTGGCACGGCAGGTGCAGGCCATGCCGGGCGTGCGGGTGGTCAGCCCCCAGGTCAGCGGCTCGGCCCTGGTGCTGCGCGGCAGTGCCAGCCGCGCGGTGTCGCTCACCGGCATCGAGCCGGCGCTGTATTACCGCATCGTCGATCTTGGCGACAAGCTCTTGCGCGGCAGCGCCCAGCTGGGCAGCGGTGACATCCTGATTGGCAGCGAGCTGGCCGCCGACCTGGGCCTCGATGTCGGCGACAAGTTGCGCCTGAGCACCAGCAATGCGGCCAATCCCGGCGCCGCACCCAGCCTCAGCACCTTCAAGATCGCCGGCATCTTTGACCTCGGCAACAAGGGGGCCAATGAACGCAGCACCTATGTGCCGCTGCGCACGGCGCAAAGCTTGCTGGGCCTGCCCGGCGGCGTCAGCAGCCTCGATGTGACGGTCGAAGATGTCTATGCCGCCGAGCGCATGGCTCAGCGCATTGCTGCGGAAACCGGCGTGCAGGCGGACAGCTGGATCAAGGCCAGCGCTCAGTTCTTCTCGGCCATCAGTGCTCAGTCGACGGCCAATACAGCGATTCGGTTTTTCGTCGGCCTCTCGGTCGCCTTCGGCATTGCCAGCGTGCTGGTGGTCGTGGTGGTGCAAAAGTCGCGTGAGATCGGCATCTTGCGCGCCATGGGCATTTCGCGCGGGCAGATTCTGCGGGTCTTTTTGTTGCAAGGTGGTTTGCTGGGCTTGGGCGGCGCGCTGATCGGCTGCGCCATCGGCGCGGCGGCCTTGCTGGCCTGGCAGCGCTTTGCGCGCAATGCCGACGGCACGCCGCTGTTCGCGCTCAGCCTGGACCCGCAGCTGTTTGCCCTGGCCTTGCTTTTGGCCAGCATCACCGGTTTGCTGTCTGCGTTTGCGCCGGCCCTGCGTGCGGCACGGCTTGATCCCGTGGTGGCCATCCGTGGCTGA
- a CDS encoding ABC transporter ATP-binding protein, whose translation MRSVRKVFNPGTPFASEVLHGIDLDLSRGEFCAVMGPSGSGKSTLLNIVGLLDRPSSGELSICGENTVGLDDHALTRLRGHNIGFVFQYHHLISAFTALENVMLPLLGAKGRPDAAMAARAAELIDQVGLTPWRDNLANKLSGGQQQRVAVARALAMKPALLLADEPTGNLDTKSADAVFELLRRVNREQGTAVLFVTHNPELAQRCDRTILVVDGMIQRG comes from the coding sequence ATGCGCAGCGTGCGCAAGGTCTTCAACCCGGGCACGCCATTCGCCAGCGAGGTCTTGCACGGCATTGATCTGGACTTGAGCCGCGGCGAGTTCTGCGCCGTCATGGGCCCCAGCGGCTCGGGCAAGAGCACGCTGCTCAATATCGTCGGCCTGCTGGACCGGCCCAGCAGCGGCGAGCTGAGCATCTGCGGCGAGAACACCGTGGGCCTGGACGACCATGCGCTGACCCGGCTGCGCGGCCACAACATCGGCTTTGTCTTCCAGTACCACCACCTGATCAGCGCCTTCACCGCGCTGGAAAACGTGATGCTGCCCCTGCTCGGTGCCAAGGGCCGCCCCGATGCGGCCATGGCAGCGCGGGCGGCCGAGCTGATCGATCAGGTCGGGCTCACGCCCTGGCGCGACAACCTGGCCAACAAGCTCAGCGGCGGCCAGCAGCAGCGCGTGGCCGTGGCCCGGGCCCTGGCCATGAAGCCGGCCTTGCTGCTGGCCGACGAGCCCACCGGCAACCTCGACACCAAGAGCGCCGACGCGGTGTTCGAGCTGCTGCGCCGGGTCAACCGTGAGCAGGGCACGGCCGTGCTCTTCGTGACCCACAACCCCGAGCTGGCCCAGCGCTGCGACCGCACCATCCTGGTGGTGGACGGCATGATCCAGCGCGGCTGA
- a CDS encoding NAD-dependent epimerase/dehydratase family protein — protein MSTPKILIIGANGQIGTELAQALALRHGNDMVITSDLAPEGRVPALTHEMLDATDAAAIAAVVKRHSITQIYLLAAALSATGEKHPMWAWDLNMKGLLNVLELARTQKLDRIFWPSSIAAFGPNTPALDTPQTTVMDPTTVYGISKLAGERWCQWYFEKHGVDVRSLRYPGLISYKTPPGGGTTDYAVDIFHSALKTGRYTCFLEEGQALPMMYMPDALRATIELMEAPAEAIKQRGSYNLAGVSFTPAEIAAEIARQVPGFQIDYAPDFRQAIAASWPQRIDDSAAVADWGWKLEYDLKAMATDMLTQLRPMLGL, from the coding sequence ATGAGCACCCCCAAGATTCTCATCATCGGCGCCAACGGCCAGATCGGCACCGAACTGGCCCAGGCCCTGGCCTTGCGCCACGGCAACGACATGGTCATCACCAGCGACCTGGCGCCTGAAGGCCGCGTGCCGGCCCTGACGCACGAGATGCTGGACGCCACCGACGCAGCGGCCATCGCCGCCGTCGTCAAGCGCCACAGCATCACCCAGATCTATCTGCTGGCGGCCGCGCTGTCCGCCACCGGCGAGAAGCACCCGATGTGGGCTTGGGACCTGAACATGAAGGGCCTGCTCAATGTGCTGGAGCTGGCCCGCACCCAGAAGCTGGACCGCATTTTCTGGCCCAGCTCGATCGCAGCCTTTGGCCCCAACACACCGGCCCTGGACACGCCCCAAACCACGGTCATGGACCCGACCACGGTCTACGGCATCTCCAAGCTGGCCGGCGAGCGCTGGTGCCAGTGGTACTTCGAGAAGCATGGCGTCGACGTGCGCAGCCTGCGCTACCCCGGCCTGATCAGCTACAAGACGCCCCCGGGCGGTGGCACCACCGATTACGCCGTGGACATCTTCCACTCGGCGCTCAAGACCGGCCGCTACACCTGCTTCCTGGAAGAGGGTCAGGCCTTGCCCATGATGTACATGCCCGACGCCCTGCGCGCCACCATCGAGCTGATGGAAGCGCCGGCCGAAGCCATCAAGCAGCGCGGCAGCTACAACCTGGCCGGCGTCAGCTTCACCCCGGCCGAGATCGCCGCCGAGATCGCCCGCCAGGTGCCGGGCTTCCAGATCGACTACGCGCCAGACTTTCGCCAGGCCATCGCCGCCAGTTGGCCGCAGCGCATCGACGACAGCGCCGCCGTGGCGGACTGGGGGTGGAAACTCGAGTACGACCTGAAGGCCATGGCCACCGATATGCTGACCCAGCTGCGTCCCATGCTGGGCCTCTGA
- a CDS encoding efflux RND transporter periplasmic adaptor subunit, with protein sequence MDTPVAAAKAGRHFLPRWALWVLGLLLIAVALGLWHSQRGKALPAEQLQRRDFVQTVVASARVEAPHRVDLAAQITGTVSEVPVAQGQAVAQGQLLVALEASELKAAQRQAEAALQQAQLNLRRLGEVQLPVSEQQLRQAQATLDLARAQLQRSEQLHQQGFIGAAALDEARKSLSLAEAQARVSQAQTRSLQPAGSELALARAALSQAEAAADLARARARYTRIQAPVAGTLIARNVEVGDVVQAGRLLMTLSPQGRTELVLSIDEKNLRLLQLGQPALASADAYPEQRFAARVAYINPGINAQTGAVEVRLAVDAPPVYLRQDMTVSADIEVGRRQRALLLGLAQVHEASGQKPWVWRVDAQQGLQRREIELGLRSGGWVEVLGGLAEGDVVLQAAAADAAGLKAGDPVRPVFAKPTAAAPRSLPASR encoded by the coding sequence ATGGATACACCTGTTGCCGCTGCCAAGGCCGGACGCCATTTCCTGCCGCGCTGGGCCCTCTGGGTCTTGGGCTTGTTGCTGATTGCGGTGGCTCTGGGTCTTTGGCACAGCCAAAGGGGCAAGGCTCTGCCGGCGGAGCAGCTGCAGCGGCGCGATTTTGTGCAGACCGTGGTGGCCAGTGCTCGCGTGGAGGCGCCGCACCGGGTGGACCTGGCGGCGCAGATCACCGGCACGGTCAGCGAAGTGCCGGTGGCGCAGGGGCAGGCTGTGGCGCAAGGCCAGCTGCTGGTGGCCCTGGAGGCCAGTGAGCTGAAGGCCGCGCAGCGCCAGGCCGAGGCGGCCTTGCAGCAGGCGCAGCTGAACTTGCGCCGCCTGGGTGAGGTGCAGCTGCCGGTCAGCGAGCAGCAGCTGCGCCAGGCGCAAGCCACGCTCGATCTGGCGCGTGCCCAGCTGCAGCGCAGCGAGCAGCTCCATCAACAAGGATTCATCGGTGCGGCCGCCCTCGATGAGGCCCGCAAGAGCCTGAGCCTGGCCGAAGCCCAGGCGCGTGTCAGTCAGGCCCAGACCCGCAGCCTGCAGCCGGCTGGCAGCGAGCTGGCCCTGGCCCGCGCCGCCCTGAGCCAGGCCGAGGCCGCCGCCGACCTGGCCCGGGCGCGGGCCCGCTACACCCGCATCCAGGCGCCGGTGGCCGGCACCCTGATCGCCCGCAATGTCGAGGTCGGTGATGTGGTGCAGGCCGGGCGTTTGCTGATGACGCTCTCGCCCCAGGGCCGGACCGAGCTGGTGCTGTCCATCGACGAGAAGAATCTGCGCCTGCTGCAGCTGGGCCAGCCGGCCCTGGCCTCGGCCGATGCCTACCCCGAGCAGCGCTTTGCCGCGCGCGTGGCTTATATCAACCCGGGCATCAATGCCCAGACCGGCGCGGTCGAGGTGCGCCTGGCGGTCGATGCGCCACCGGTCTATCTGCGCCAGGACATGACGGTCTCGGCCGACATCGAGGTCGGCAGGCGCCAGCGCGCCCTGCTGCTGGGCCTGGCGCAGGTGCATGAGGCGTCGGGCCAGAAACCCTGGGTCTGGCGCGTCGATGCCCAGCAGGGGCTGCAGCGGCGCGAGATTGAGCTGGGCCTGCGCAGCGGCGGCTGGGTCGAGGTGCTGGGTGGTTTGGCTGAAGGCGACGTGGTGCTGCAGGCTGCGGCTGCGGATGCTGCGGGTCTGAAAGCGGGCGACCCTGTGCGGCCAGTGTTCGCCAAGCCGACAGCAGCCGCACCAAGGTCCTTGCCCGCCAGTCGCTGA